The DNA segment GTAGCCGATGCCCACGGGGGAGGAATCTCGGTCAAAAGCCAGGAAGGAATGGGTTCGACCTTTTCATTCACCCTGCTCCGGGGACCGGTTTCCTGATTCCGAATTCTCACGCTTCAGAAATATATTCGTATCGAACCCTGGATATGAAAAGCCTCCGGCATCCCCCGGAGGCTTTTAAAGCAGAGGCCAGGCCCGAAGGCGGGGCCATCCGGATCAGGGTAGACGGGAGGTCACGAGCCCGTGAGACGGGAGCCGCCCAGGGATCATTCAAGAATCAGTTACACATTTCACCTTCCGACATCATACTCTACGTGTCGCATTATATTTCGGGACGGTTTATGCGCCGGATCGGCTAGATGTGAAGACCGAACAGGCCCACCAGACCAATCACGATCAGGTAGATCGCGACGATATAGTTAAGCAGCTTGGGGATGATCAGGATCAGGACTCCCGCCATCAGGGCCATTAGGGGTTGCAATGAGATATGGATATTCATGTATGGGGCCTCCTTAAAGATTGGAAAAGGAATTCCTTCAAACCGTCAAGGACCTTGGCGGATTCCGCAAGGCGTTAAGCCTCTCCTCCCTGGCGGGATGACGTAGCTTCCGCAATCCGTCCGCCTTGATTTGGCGAACCCGCTCCCGCGTTACGCCGAATCGGCTGGCGATGTCGGTAAGGGTCAAGTTATCCTCGCGATCGATGCCGTAAAACATCTTGAGAGTGAGGCTTTCCCGATCCGTCAAAACCCCGAGCATGCTTTGCATGGCCTTTGCCACCATCCAAGAACGGGAAGAGGCGTCGGTTTTGGGAGAAATCGAATCCGGAAGGCTGTGTTCGTATCCGCCTTCCTCATCCCCCGCCACCGGGCGGCTCAGGGACAAAGACGGATTGGCCAAGAAGAGGCAGGCCTCCACTTCGGCTTCGGCGACGCCCATCTCTTCGGCCACTTCGACGGAGGACGGTAGTCGTCCCAGGGTCTGCGCCAGTTTCCGGTTCGTCTTCCCGATCGTTCGCAAGACTTCCACGCGGCCAGTGGGAACGTTCAGGACCCGGGTTTGCTCGGCCAGGGCGGTCAAGATTCCCTGGCGAATCCACCAAACGGCGTAGGATATGAACTTG comes from the Fibrobacterota bacterium genome and includes:
- a CDS encoding DUF3096 domain-containing protein, producing MNIHISLQPLMALMAGVLILIIPKLLNYIVAIYLIVIGLVGLFGLHI
- a CDS encoding RNA polymerase sigma factor RpoD/SigA, which gives rise to MNQEPVARNSVSPKPVKRTERLEFVEGGDRLSTYFKEIKAIKGLTLAEERALSDRIRTGDNLAVKTLVEANLKFVVAVCRNYQNQGLSMGDLISEGNLGLMRAARRYDGSMNFKFISYAVWWIRQGILTALAEQTRVLNVPTGRVEVLRTIGKTNRKLAQTLGRLPSSVEVAEEMGVAEAEVEACLFLANPSLSLSRPVAGDEEGGYEHSLPDSISPKTDASSRSWMVAKAMQSMLGVLTDRESLTLKMFYGIDREDNLTLTDIASRFGVTRERVRQIKADGLRKLRHPAREERLNALRNPPRSLTV